A genomic region of Leptolyngbya sp. NIES-2104 contains the following coding sequences:
- the cynS gene encoding cyanase → MTIPEITQKLLAAKKAKGLTFTDLEAVLGRDEVWIASLFYRQSTATEDEASKLLNALGLSEDLAAELTQCPVKGLGPIVPTDPLIYRFYEIMQVYGMPMKDVIQEKFGDGIMSAIDFTLDIEKIEDPKGDRVKVTMNGKFLPYKKW, encoded by the coding sequence ATGACCATTCCAGAAATTACACAGAAACTCCTAGCCGCAAAGAAAGCGAAAGGGCTGACTTTCACCGACCTCGAAGCGGTACTAGGGCGCGATGAAGTTTGGATCGCTTCATTGTTTTATCGTCAATCCACTGCCACTGAAGACGAAGCCTCAAAATTATTAAATGCGCTGGGATTGAGTGAAGATCTGGCTGCTGAATTGACTCAGTGCCCGGTCAAAGGATTAGGTCCCATTGTCCCAACTGACCCGCTGATTTATCGATTCTACGAAATCATGCAGGTCTATGGAATGCCGATGAAAGATGTCATCCAAGAAAAATTCGGCGATGGCATCATGAGCGCGATCGATTTCACCCTCGACATCGAAAAGATCGAAGACCCGAAAGGCGATCGCGTCAAAGTCACGATGAATGGTAAATTCCTGCCTTATAAGAAGTGGTAG
- a CDS encoding VWA domain-containing protein, producing the protein MQVGLKCALSDVHLDAMQLSSQRQISIAIEALPDSTRRDIPLNLCLVLDQSGSMEGRSLSTVKQAAARLIDRLSPGDRLSIVTFNHKAKVLLPNQIVDDPNRLKSALERLEAAGGTAIDEGIRLGIEETAKGKKETVSQMFVLTDGENEHGDNDRAVKLAQVATGYGLSINSLGFGDHWNQDILEKIADAGCGALSYIQEPEQAIKEFGRLFDRVQSIGLTNAFLRLALAPGTRLAELKPIAQVAPETIELLVQQEGDLAIVRLGDLMIDSPRVILANLYMNQLPEGKNTIAEIQIKYDDPAIGQSELVSETFPIEIASQAQYQPAIDANVQQSILALAKYRQTQIAETRLKQGDRHGAVTMLQTAAKTALQMGDRTAATVLQNNATQLNSGEELSEADRKITRLVSKTTLQAADSE; encoded by the coding sequence ATGCAAGTCGGTTTGAAATGTGCGCTGAGTGATGTTCATCTAGACGCAATGCAGTTAAGCAGTCAGCGTCAGATTTCGATCGCGATCGAAGCCCTCCCCGATTCCACTCGCCGCGATATTCCCCTCAATCTTTGCCTGGTTCTCGACCAAAGCGGCTCGATGGAAGGTCGATCGCTCTCTACCGTCAAACAAGCCGCAGCAAGATTAATCGATCGACTCTCTCCCGGAGATCGATTGTCGATCGTGACGTTCAATCACAAAGCGAAAGTTCTTCTACCAAATCAAATCGTCGATGATCCAAATCGTTTGAAATCTGCCTTAGAGCGACTCGAAGCAGCAGGCGGAACCGCGATCGATGAAGGTATCCGACTCGGAATCGAAGAAACTGCTAAAGGCAAGAAAGAAACCGTTTCTCAAATGTTTGTGCTAACTGATGGTGAGAACGAACATGGAGATAACGATCGCGCTGTCAAACTTGCTCAAGTCGCGACTGGCTACGGTTTATCCATTAATTCGCTCGGATTTGGCGATCATTGGAATCAAGATATTTTAGAAAAAATTGCTGACGCAGGCTGTGGTGCGCTCTCGTACATTCAAGAACCGGAACAAGCGATCAAGGAATTTGGGCGATTATTCGATCGCGTTCAGTCGATCGGTCTGACGAATGCTTTTTTAAGATTGGCTCTCGCTCCCGGAACTCGACTAGCGGAATTGAAACCGATCGCGCAAGTGGCTCCGGAAACGATCGAACTTCTCGTACAGCAAGAAGGCGATTTAGCGATCGTTCGATTAGGCGATTTGATGATCGATTCTCCGCGTGTAATTTTGGCGAATCTTTATATGAATCAATTGCCAGAAGGAAAAAATACGATCGCTGAAATTCAAATCAAATACGACGACCCAGCGATCGGACAATCCGAGTTAGTGTCTGAAACATTCCCGATCGAAATTGCTTCTCAGGCGCAATATCAACCCGCGATCGATGCCAACGTTCAGCAAAGCATTCTGGCACTCGCGAAATATCGTCAAACTCAAATCGCTGAAACGAGATTAAAACAAGGCGATCGACACGGAGCCGTCACAATGCTACAAACAGCAGCAAAAACGGCACTACAAATGGGCGATCGAACAGCGGCAACCGTTTTACAAAACAATGCCACTCAACTGAATTCGGGTGAGGAACTCTCAGAAGCAGATCGTAAAATCACCCGACTCGTCTCGAAAACTACTTTGCAGGCGGCAGATTCTGAGTAG
- the psb29 gene encoding photosystem II biogenesis protein Psp29, with amino-acid sequence MVQRRSPKNPVNSVRTVSDTKRSFYSLHTRPVNSIYRRVVEELMVEMHLLAVNTDFRYDPFYALGVVTTFDRFMQGYRPEADKDSIFNALCRSIESDPQQYRGDAQRLVSAASQNAWDSVLIPEKSGEFRDTLSAIASNPKFKYSRLFAVGLYTVIETSSPETVKDAAKLTEALKQACQALNISEDKAQKDLELYRSNLEKMTQVQAVMADALAADRKKREERAQAKAEVPKDEATSES; translated from the coding sequence ATGGTTCAACGTAGATCACCGAAAAATCCCGTGAATAGTGTCCGTACCGTTTCTGATACCAAGCGATCGTTTTACAGCCTCCACACCCGTCCGGTGAACTCGATTTACCGTCGTGTGGTCGAGGAATTAATGGTCGAAATGCACTTGCTTGCCGTCAACACGGACTTCCGCTACGACCCCTTCTATGCACTGGGTGTGGTGACGACGTTCGATCGCTTCATGCAGGGATATCGCCCTGAAGCGGATAAAGACTCGATTTTCAATGCGCTGTGTCGATCGATCGAATCTGACCCGCAGCAATATCGCGGAGATGCTCAGCGTCTGGTTTCTGCGGCATCTCAGAACGCTTGGGATTCTGTCTTGATTCCTGAAAAATCTGGAGAATTTCGCGACACGCTCAGCGCGATCGCATCCAATCCCAAATTCAAATACAGTCGCCTCTTTGCTGTCGGTCTTTACACCGTGATCGAAACCTCTAGCCCAGAGACGGTCAAAGATGCCGCTAAACTGACCGAAGCCCTGAAGCAAGCTTGCCAGGCGTTGAACATCTCTGAAGATAAAGCGCAGAAAGACCTAGAACTGTACCGCAGCAATCTAGAGAAAATGACGCAAGTCCAGGCTGTGATGGCGGATGCGCTGGCAGCCGATCGCAAGAAACGCGAAGAACGCGCCCAAGCCAAAGCAGAAGTTCCAAAAGACGAAGCAACATCCGAATCTTGA